The following nucleotide sequence is from Corynebacterium hindlerae.
CACAATGGGTATTTCGCGCCGGAAGAATACGACGAGATCGTCGCGCATATTTCTTCGGTGGACGTTGCGCCGGTGCGACAGATCATGCGAAACTTCGTGTCCTACGCCACTATTTTTTCCGACCCCACACTGCGTATGCCAGCGGCCCAAAGAAGTTAATAAAACTCAGCCCGAACCACAGCCACTTTGAGCCCCGGGTCTTGCTGCGGGGAGTGTGGTAGATGAAGTGCCAGACGATGAGTTTTTCGAGGATTTCGTAGGCCCCGAGCCCGATAATCCAGCCTTTAGCCGAAGGATCGAGATCAGACCACTGTAGTTTGTCGTTTCTGCTCATGAGGACAATCTTAGTCGCGCTAAAGTGAGAGTCATGTACGCAATTATCTCTGTTACCGGCCCTGACCACTCGGGCATCATCGCAGCAGTCGCCACCGAACTGGCTGCCCTGGACGTCAACATCCAGAACGTCTCCCAAACGATTATGGAAGGCTACTTCACCATGATCCTGCACGTTGCTTTCGATGAGTCGAAACTCGACATCGTTACCGTGCAGGACCGGATGTCTGCTGTGGGTGAGAAGGAAAACCTCGCTATTCGGGTCCAATCCGAAGCGCTGTTTACCGCCACCAACGAGATTTAGGGGCTGTCATGAGTTTTGCGCAGCGAAGCCAAGCCATTTGGGACACCATCGAGATGATCCAGGAATACCGCCTGGACATTCGTACCGTGACAATGGGCATTAGCCTCCTCGACTGTGTCCGCGGGTCCATGGCGGAAACCTGTGATGCTGTTTATGATCGTCTCACCACTCAGGCTAAGGACCTGGTCAGCACGTGCGAGGGCATCGAACGTGAGCTGGGTATCCCGATTGTGAACCGGCGCATCTCGGTCACCCCGATTGCCTTGCTGGCCGCTTCTGTTCAGGGCAACCCGGTTGAGCTGGCCCAGGCACTGGATCGCGCGGCGAAGGAAACCGGCGTGAACTTCGTCGGCGGTTATTCTGCACTGGTGGAAAAGGGGATGTCCTCCGGCGATCGCCGTCTGATCGAATCTATCCCGGAGGCCCTCACCATCACCGAGGCCGTGTGCTCCTCCGTGAACGTGGGCACCTCCCGGGCGGGCCTGAATATGGATGCAGTCGCCCAGATGGGGCAGGTGATCAAGGACGCCGCGACGTTGACCAAGGATCGCAGCGCCATCGCCTGCGCCAAGCTGGTGGTCTTCGCTAATTCCGTGGGTGACAACCCGTTCATGGCGGGTGCCTTCCACGGCATCGAAGAGCCGGACTGCGTCGTGTCCGTCGGCGTGTCCGGTCCTGGCGTGGTGGCCCGCGCGCTGGAGCGCATGCCTCACGACGCCTCCCTCAACGCGATCGCAGAAGAGATTAAGAAGGCGGCGTTTAAGATCACCCGTGCCGGTCAGTTGGTCGGCAACATGGCGAGCGAGCGCCTAGGCGTCCCGTTCGGCATCGTCGACCTCTCGCTGGCACCGACCGCCGAAATTGGCGACTCTGTGGCGAACATCCTGGAGGCGATGGGGCTGGATCAGGTTGGCACGCATGGCACCACCGCTGCGCTCGCGCTGCTTAACGACGCCGTAAAGAAGGGTGGCATGATGGCCTGCTCTCGCGTCGGTGGCTTGTCCGGTTCCTTCATCCCGGTCTCCGAGGACAAGGGCATGATTGACGCTGTACGCGCTGGTTCGATCTCCATCGACAAGCTCGAAGCGATGACCGCTATCTGCTCCGTCGGCCTCGACATGGTCGCCATCCCAGGCGACACCTCCGCCGAGCTCATTGCCGGCATGATCGCGGACGAGGCCGCCATCGGCATCATGAACCATAAGACCACCGCAGTCCGCGTCATCCCAGTTCCGGGCACCGAACCTGGCGACGAAGTCAACTTCGGTGGTCTGCTCGGCTATGCACCGGTGATCCCGGTCAACAAGGTGGGCAACTCTTCCTTTATCGCCCGTGGCGGATTCATTCCGGCGCCGGTGCATGGGTTTAGGAACTAGCGGTTCTGATGTAACTAGCTAGGCTTGTCGCCGGCTTCATGTTCTAGGCCACACTGTTTGGGTATTTACTGCGGTGTGGCCAATGTTAACTTTCGAAACAAAGTACCCCCGTATGGAAAGCAATCTGTGCAGGTGGAATGGTTAGAACTAGCCCTCCCCCCACAATTCTATTCTCCAAAAAACACTACAGTCAGCTGCTAGGCTAGCTCAATATTATTCATCCAGCAGTGAAAAAGAAGATTCCTTGGTAATTGGTTTTTGGAGAAAAAGGATTTCATATGGAAGTGCTCATTTTGGTGCATATTTCATTAATCGTGATGGCGTTTTACCTGCTGCACATCACGAATAAGGCAGCAAATGGAGAGTCGCTGCCTGGGAGTCCTGGGTTGCGAACGTCTGCTACCACCGCGGGTATTGATCAGTGGAAAACCGGGCATTCTGCAGCGAAACCTGTGGTTAAGTTGAATGTTTTTCTTCAGGTGGTAACAAACATAATCGCCGTTATTCTCGAACTAATTCATGTTAACCCGATATTAGCGCTCAACATCCCCGTGATTTGTCTCGTCGCCGTTTGTGGCTATGCGGTTTTCGTAGCTGATAAAGCTGTGTGCAGCCGTCGAAATACTGGCTCGATCTAGCCAAAAGCTACCCCCGCCATCACCAATCAGAACCCCAAATTCGACACCCCTAAGCTAGCTCCACCAGCTCCATATAGTCCTCCGACCACAGATCCTCGGTGCCATCAGGCAAGACAATCACGCGCTCCGGCTCCAAAGCCTTGACGGCGCCGGGGTCGTGAGTGACGAGGACGACGGCGCCGGTGTACGTGCGCAGGGCATCGAGCACTTGTTCTCGGGATTGTGGGTCGAGGTTGTTGGTCGGCTCGTCGAGAAGCAGAACGTTGGCGCGGGAGGACACCAGCGACGCAAGCGCGAGGCGGGTCTTCTCACCACCTGACAAGGTTCCTGCTGGCTGGTCGAGCTGTTCGCCGCTGAACATAAAGGCGCCCAGCAGGGACCGCAGGTCCTGCTCCCCTGCATCCGGGCAGGCTTCGATGGTATTTTGCCAAACGCTTTTGGAAGGGTCGATGGTGTCGTGTTCCTGGGCGAAGTAGCCGATCTTGAGGCCGTGGCCAGTGACGATGCCGCCTTCGCCGTCGGTACGTTCCACTCCGGCGAGTAACTTGAGCAGGGTGGTCTTACCTGCACCATTGAAGCCGAGCACGACCACACGCGAGCCCTTGTCAATTGCGAGGTTCACCCCGGCAAAGACTTCCAAGGATCCGTAC
It contains:
- a CDS encoding PLDc N-terminal domain-containing protein, encoding MSRNDKLQWSDLDPSAKGWIIGLGAYEILEKLIVWHFIYHTPRSKTRGSKWLWFGLSFINFFGPLAYAVWGRKK
- a CDS encoding ACT domain-containing protein, with amino-acid sequence MYAIISVTGPDHSGIIAAVATELAALDVNIQNVSQTIMEGYFTMILHVAFDESKLDIVTVQDRMSAVGEKENLAIRVQSEALFTATNEI
- a CDS encoding PFL family protein; protein product: MSFAQRSQAIWDTIEMIQEYRLDIRTVTMGISLLDCVRGSMAETCDAVYDRLTTQAKDLVSTCEGIERELGIPIVNRRISVTPIALLAASVQGNPVELAQALDRAAKETGVNFVGGYSALVEKGMSSGDRRLIESIPEALTITEAVCSSVNVGTSRAGLNMDAVAQMGQVIKDAATLTKDRSAIACAKLVVFANSVGDNPFMAGAFHGIEEPDCVVSVGVSGPGVVARALERMPHDASLNAIAEEIKKAAFKITRAGQLVGNMASERLGVPFGIVDLSLAPTAEIGDSVANILEAMGLDQVGTHGTTAALALLNDAVKKGGMMACSRVGGLSGSFIPVSEDKGMIDAVRAGSISIDKLEAMTAICSVGLDMVAIPGDTSAELIAGMIADEAAIGIMNHKTTAVRVIPVPGTEPGDEVNFGGLLGYAPVIPVNKVGNSSFIARGGFIPAPVHGFRN